The Cytobacillus sp. NJ13 sequence GAACTGGAAGTTGTATTTTTTCCACAGTCAAATGGAGAGACTGAGATCCTGATGCAAGTAGACCGCAAAGCGAGAGGGCTGGGCGGATTCCTGGCAGAAGCATTGGAAATGGATGAAGCCTTTGTCCGTTTCACTGTTACAAATGCAGATATTCCTTATATGCAGCAAAAGCTACAGTCTGTCATTGCAAAATATGCTTAAATAAATGCTGACGAAAACGATGGGTGACGCCCATCGTTTTTTTATGCTCAGACTGTGGCTGTGGAATGCATATAGTTATGCCAGAAGTGTTTTTAAGAAATCCTGTCCTTTTAAAAATGGGGTGATTAACGCGTACATGATTGAGTCGGGAATTCTCTTCTCATCATCGGAAATAATTCCATGAACACCGAGCCGCTGCATGTCTGCAAACTGGTATGGCTTGCTGATGGTCCACGAGTAAATCTCATAACCGAATAACTCAGCTTGGTTAATGAAAGACTTGGAAAGTAAGAGATGGTGAACAGATAGGAAAGAGGCAAAATCGCGGTAGGATGCCAAATGAAACAAATCCAGGTGTTTGCTCAGCAGCAGGCCAGCAGGAATTTCGGGAGCAAGCTGGTGGAATTTTTTCATCTCATTAATATGAAAAGATTGGACTTTTATGTGATTGTCTGGTTTATAAGAATTTAGCATGTCTGCCAGAGTTTCTGTCATGCCAGGCTGATTTTCAGGTGATTTCATTTCAATTATGATTCCTGTTTTTCCGCTGACTTTTTCTAATACTTCATTTAATAATGGGATTTTTTCACCGGCAAACTCAGGAGAAAACCAAGATCCTGCATCAAGCTTTTTTATATCCTTAACCGTCAAATCCTCAATCAGCCCCTCGCCGTCGGTAGTGCGCAAAACATTAGCGTCATGGATAACGACTAGCTGATTATCCTTGCTCAGCCTTACATCTAACTCGATATAGTCAAAGCCCAATTCAATAGCTTTTTCAAAGGAGGCAAGCGTGTTTTCCGGTGCAAGTGCGGATGCGCCTCTGTGTGCGATAGACTGAAAAGGCATGAGAGGCTGAAAAAAATAAGAAATAGTCATTATTACCAATCCGATAAGGATTGAATATATAACAGGCTTTTTAGATACCCACAATTTTCATCACCTCCCGAGAAGACTTTTATACATAATATGCAGGTTAAACACTTTTGAAAGCGTTTTCTTTATGAAAAAAACCGTGAATCGACAAAAGTAGTATTTTTTTGATGGAGGAAGCGACAAGAAAAATGGCTAATTAAACAGTAATAGAAAATTGTTCTTAGAAATTTTGGCCGGCAAGTAAAAAAATGTCATAAAAAATGCTTTTAAAGACCTTATTCGTCAAAGCAGCTGACAGATCACTGCGATTAATAAGTAAATAAGTCAAAAAAGCGGATGCATAGAAAAGAGGAGGATACCAAATGCTGAAGGAATTAACAAGAATCAAAAGAAAAGAATATGATGTGACGATCTTTCAAACACCTAAATTTAGGGACAAAAAAGGCTTTCAGCAAGTATATCGCCTAAATGTCGAAGCACTAACCCATGTGGAATGTCTGGATTCAGTTTTTAGGAAGTTTAATGTGCATGACCGGATCCCTGGGGATTTTGATGGCCGATTTATTTCCACAGGGGATATACTCTATATTGATGAAGGCAGGAGAGGGCAATTTTATTACCAGCTAAAGCCGGGCGGCTGGGAAGAAGTTAATCGAATACATATACGCTAAATGAAAAAGCAGGAGGTCAGTATAGCTCTCCTGCTTATTTTTATTAAATATTTTATTCTGTTATGTTTGATCCCGGACTGTTTTTGCGTTTATTGGCAGTGTACTCCTTGCCGTGGGCTTCTTGCTCTGCAATAATTGCTTCAGCAGGAATATGATTATTTTTCTTTGGAGAATTTATACGGTTACGGTGCTTTTTGCCCATCCTAATCCCTCCGATTATCGATTGCTTTTTGTTTTGACTGTTTTGGATGTATGAGGCTCGGTATTAGCCCTTGATGATGGATTTGTCTCATTGGCATGCTGAACGGCCTGCCTGATTTTTTTGCTCATTCCTTTTTGCGGCATGATTACAACCTCCTTTGGAAAAGCTAAAAATAGCTTGCCCTTACAGAAAAAAAACATGCCTTATGTAATTTGTTTCTAAGTGATGGCACATATGGTATAGTTTGACTTGGAAGCATTTACAGAGGCTTCAGAAATAATTTGGAGGTTTTGATTATGAGCATACATATCGGTGCTAAAGAAAACGAAATTGCGGAAACGGTCCTGCTTCCTGGAGATCCTCTGCGTGCAAAATATATTGCAGAAACATTTCTGGAAAATGCAGAATGCTACAATGAAGTCCGCAACATGTTTGGCTATACTGGAACGTATAAAGGGAAACGCATATCAGTTCAGGGCACAGGCATGGGAGTTCCATCCATTTCTATCTATATTAATGAACTGATGCAGAGCTACAAGGTTCAAAACTTAATTAGAGTAGGCACATGCGGTGCGATTCAAAAAGATGTGAAAGTTAGGGATGTAATCCTGGCAATGAGCTCTTCTACAGACTCCCAAATGAATAGGCTGACTTTCGGAGGAGTTGACTTTGCGCCGACAGCTAACTTCGATCTTTTGAAAAAAGCTTATGATGCAGGTGTTGAAAAAGGATTAAACCTTAAAGTCGGAAATGTATTTACAGCAGATATGTTCTATAATGACAATGCTGATCACGAAAAATGGGCACAATATCAGATTTTGGCTATTGAGATGGAAACGGCTGCGCTATATACACTTGCAGCGAAGTTTGGCCGTAAGGCGCTTTCTGTCTTAACAGTCAGCGATCACATCCTAACAGGTGAGGAAACAACTTCTGAAGAAAGACAAACTACCTTCAATGAAATGATTGAAGTTGCACTTGAGGCTGCTGTTAAAGAATAAAGGAAATGGAAACTGGTTCATTGAGAGCCAGTTTTATTTTTTTTTGAAATTTAAATAAAAAAATTAAAAAAATTCAAATCTGCAAAACGCAATTTGTGCCGTTTGTCCTGTTTTTTACACAATTATGGACTAGTTGACTTGTAGTGTTAAAATAGTAATGGTGCAAAGAAAAAGAAAAGCGGAAGCGCCTTCGGAACAAGTAAAGATCACTTGTTCCTGCGAAGTTAGTCCAATGAAGCATTCCTTGGTGTTCACCCACGACACTCGAGGGGGCAGGCTGCTTGCGCTAGACAAAAAAAGACAGGTGAGTTTGAATGAAAAAGATTATAATTATGGCAGGGACTCTTAGCCTCCTGCTTTCCGGCTGCAGCCAGCTTGATCCATATTTGGATAAGGTCCAGCCGCTTATTGAAAAAATACCGTTCATTGGGGAAGAAAAAAGCCTTGAGGAACCTCCTCAAGAAGATGAATCCTCAAAAAAAGAAGAAAACAGTGCGGAGGAAGCAGGCAACGAAGAGAATGAAGAAATTCAAGATGATCCTCTTTCATTGGAAGCTTCATATTTTAATGATATAAAAGCTGTCGATGGCAGAAATATAATCCAGAACCCTGATAATGTGATGGTCCTTGTCAACAAACAATTCAGCCTTCCGGATGGCTATGAACCATCCAAGTTAATGATCCCGGATGTTGCATTTTCATATGGTAAATTAGATTTGGAAAAAAGCTATATGCGGCAGGACGCAGCCCAGGCCTTGGAGAAGCTATTTACCGGAGCATTGAATGAGGGTGTGGAATTATTTGCTGTTTCCGGATATCGCTCATTTACACGGCAGTCACAGGTTTTTGAGGCAGAAGTAAATAGAGTGGGGAAA is a genomic window containing:
- a CDS encoding M15 family metallopeptidase — encoded protein: MKKIIIMAGTLSLLLSGCSQLDPYLDKVQPLIEKIPFIGEEKSLEEPPQEDESSKKEENSAEEAGNEENEEIQDDPLSLEASYFNDIKAVDGRNIIQNPDNVMVLVNKQFSLPDGYEPSKLMIPDVAFSYGKLDLEKSYMRQDAAQALEKLFTGALNEGVELFAVSGYRSFTRQSQVFEAEVNRVGKEKAVQAVAIPGSSEHQTGLTMDISSRSANLELSEEFGETNEGKWLAENAHRYGFILRYPKGKEAITGYKFEPWHFRYVGTEAAKVIYEKKWTLEEYFDIVKKI
- a CDS encoding glycerophosphodiester phosphodiesterase family protein, which codes for MWVSKKPVIYSILIGLVIMTISYFFQPLMPFQSIAHRGASALAPENTLASFEKAIELGFDYIELDVRLSKDNQLVVIHDANVLRTTDGEGLIEDLTVKDIKKLDAGSWFSPEFAGEKIPLLNEVLEKVSGKTGIIIEMKSPENQPGMTETLADMLNSYKPDNHIKVQSFHINEMKKFHQLAPEIPAGLLLSKHLDLFHLASYRDFASFLSVHHLLLSKSFINQAELFGYEIYSWTISKPYQFADMQRLGVHGIISDDEKRIPDSIMYALITPFLKGQDFLKTLLA
- the deoD gene encoding purine-nucleoside phosphorylase; the encoded protein is MSIHIGAKENEIAETVLLPGDPLRAKYIAETFLENAECYNEVRNMFGYTGTYKGKRISVQGTGMGVPSISIYINELMQSYKVQNLIRVGTCGAIQKDVKVRDVILAMSSSTDSQMNRLTFGGVDFAPTANFDLLKKAYDAGVEKGLNLKVGNVFTADMFYNDNADHEKWAQYQILAIEMETAALYTLAAKFGRKALSVLTVSDHILTGEETTSEERQTTFNEMIEVALEAAVKE
- a CDS encoding YodL domain-containing protein; this translates as MLKELTRIKRKEYDVTIFQTPKFRDKKGFQQVYRLNVEALTHVECLDSVFRKFNVHDRIPGDFDGRFISTGDILYIDEGRRGQFYYQLKPGGWEEVNRIHIR